TGGCCGCGTAGATGAGGCCCACGGCCGTCACGAAGAACGTCGACGCCACCAGGCTGATGACCACGTAGGTCATGCCCGTACGCACCTGGTCGCGCCCCCCGCCCAGGGTGATCAGGACATAGCTGGCGCTGAGCATGACCTCGAAGGCGACGAACAGGTTGAACAGGTCGCCGGCCAGGAACGAGGCCGACACCCCGGCGGCCAGGATCAGGTAGACGGGGTGGAAGAAGAGCCGGTCGTCGGCTGTGCGGGGGCTGCCGATGGAGTACACCAGCACGGCCAGCACCACCAGGGCGGAGACGACCAGCATCAGGGCGGCGAACATGTCGGCGACCAACGAGATGCCGATGGGCGCGGGCCACGCCCCCACCTGGATGGCGACGGGGCCCTGGTCGTTGACCTGGACCAGGACGGCGACGGTCAGGGCCAGGCAGGCCACCAGGACCGAAACGCTCAGCGCCCGCTGGGCCTGGGGCCGGCGGTGCAGGACCATCGACAGAGCGGCCGCCAGCAGGGGCAGGGCCACGGGCAGGGTCACGAGGGACCTCACCGCACGTCCTCCGGGTCGGGCCGGCTGCGGGCGATGCGCCGGTCCTCCAGGTCGTCCTCGACCTCGTCGTCATGGCGGAGCAGCCAGCTCCGGTAGGCCAGCGTCAGCAAGAAGGCGCTCACGCCGAAAGCGATGACGATGGCCGTCAGGGCGAGGGCCTGGGGGAGGGGGTCGGCGAAGCCAGCCGTCTCGCCTCCCGAGATGGGCGCCCGCCCGGCCCGGCCCCCGGCCATGAGCAGCACGAGGTTGGCGCCGTGGCCCATCATGGCCAGCCCGATGACGATCTGGGTCAGGTTGCGCTGCAGGAGCAGGTAGGTGCCCACGGCGTAGAGCGTCCCCACGACCAGGGCGAGCACGACGATCATGCCCGCTCGCCCTTCTCGGCGCCCAGGGTGGTGAGGATGCCGAGGACGAGGCCCACCACGACCAGGTAGACGCCGATGTCGAAGGGCAGGGCGGAGGTGGCCTTGACCTCGCCCAGCAGCGGCACGTCGAGGGTGACCTTGCCGCTCTCGAGGAACTGCCCGCCCACGACCAGAGCGGCCAGGCCGGTCCCGACGGCCATGGTCAGGCCGGCGCCCAGCAGGGCGGTGGCCGACACGGGCATCAGCCGACCGAGGTCGTCCGTGCCACCCTCCACGTAACGCAGCACGAAGGCGGCGCCCGCCACCAGGCCGCCCACGAACCCACCCCCAGGGGCGTTGTGGCCCGCGAACAGCAGGAACAGCGAGAACAGCAGGGCGGTGTGGAAGATGGCCCCCACGCAGGTGGCCAGGATGAGCGACGGCTCCTCCTCGCCGGGCCCGACGTGGTGGGGCCCGACCTTGCCGGGGCGGGCGGTCACGGGGCCTCCTCCCGTTGCCGGCCGGCCATGACCAGGCTGGCTATGCCCAGGGCGGCCACGACCAGCACGGTGATCTCGCCCATGGTGTCCATGCCCCGGAAGTCGACGAGGATGACGTTGACCACGTTGCGCCCGCCGCCCTCGGGCAGGGCCCGGGCCAGGTACTCCTCAGACACCGGGGGGGCCGTGCGCGACCCGGCGGCCACCATCACGAAGAAGGCCACGAACACCCCCACGCCGGCCGAGAGCACGATGCGCCCCCGCTCCCGCAGCCGCCAGGGCTTGGGATCGAAGCGGTCGGGCAGGTGGCGCAGGACGAGCACGAAGATGACCAGGGCGAGGGTCTCGATGAGCAACTGGGTGAGGGCCAGGTCGGGGGCCCCCTGGATGAGGAAGAGGACGGCCACGCCGTAGCCCACCCCGCCCAGGAAGAGCACGGCCGCGAAGCGGCCCCGGGCCGTGGCCGCCCCGGCCGCGGCCACCAGGACAAGGGCGGCGACCGCCACCTGGAGGGGCGACTCCGCGAAGGTGAGCCCGTCGGGGAGCGAGGCCCCCCGGGCCAGGGCCACGGCCGGCAGGGCGACCATGGTCAGCAGGATGATGGCCAGGTAGGTGGGCAAGGAACCGTTCTGGACCACGCCGGTGAGGCGGGTGGCCCCGAGCACCAGGTTGCGGACCGAGCCTTCGTAGGCCCCCTGGGCGGTGGGCACGGCTGGTAGGTGGTCCTGGGCCCTCTCGACCCTCTCGCGGGCGAGGAACAGGGCCACGCCGAGGGCGATGGTGACCCCCGAGAGGGCCAGGGCGGGCGTGAACCCGTGCCACAGCACGAGGTGCACGTCGACCTCGGCCAGCAGTGACGCGGCCACGGCCTCGGCCAGCCCGGTCACCAGGACGGGGGCGAACCCGAAGAGCACCGTCAGGCCGGCCAGCAGGGCGGCGGGCGCCAGGAACTGCCACTTGGGCAGGGGCACCTCGGGCCCGATCCGAGGCCGGCCCGACGGTGGCTTGTCGGCGAAGGTCCCCCACAAGAAGCGGGCCCCGTAGGCGAACGTCAGGACCGACCCGGCCACGACTCCTATCAGGGTCAGCAGGCCGCCCAGGCCGTGACCGTGGACGAGGGCCTCGTAAGCCGCCTCCTTGGTGACGAACCCCAGCAGAGGCGGTAGGCCGGCCATCGACGCCGCGCCCACGGCGGCTACCGCGAACGTTGCGGGCATGCGCCGGCCGAGGCCCGACAGCTCCCGCAGGTCGCGGGTGTGGGCCTGGTGGTCGACGATCCCCACGACCAGGAACAGGGCGGCTTTGAAGAGGCTGTGGGCCAGCAGGAGGGCGCCGCCCGCGAACGACAGCTCGGGGTAGCCGGCACCCACCAGCACGACCAGGAACCCCAGCTGGCTGATCGTGCCGTAGGCCAGCACCAGCTTGATGTCGTGTTGGCGCAGGGCGCGGTAGCCCCCGACGAGCATGGTCGTGAGCCCCACCGAGATGACCACCGGCCGCCAGTAGCCGACGCCGGCCGCGAAAGCGGGGGCCAGCCGGGCGATCAGGTACACGCCCGCCTTGACCATGGTGGCCGAGTGCAGGTAGGCGCTCACGGGGGTCGGGGCGGCCATGGCGCCGGGCAGCCAGGGGTGGAACGGGGCCTGGGCCGACTTGGTGAACGCCCCCAGCAGGATCATGGCCAGGCCCCAGCTCACGGCCGTGCCCGACGGGGGGTCGGCCAGGATGGCCGACAAGGAGTAGGTGCCGGCCGCCTGGCCGAGCACCACGAAGCCCCCGAGCATGGCCAGCCCGCCCGCCCCGGTGACCAGCATGGCGTGGAGGGCGGCCGCCCGGGCCGACGGCTTGCTGTCCTCGAAGCCGATCAGCAGGTAGGAGGTCACCGAGGTGAGCTCCCAGAAGACGTAGATGGCCAGCAGGTTGTCGGACAGGACGATCCCGAGCATGGCCCCGGCGAAGGCCGTCAGCGTGCCCGCGAACCGCCCCAGGCCGGGCCGCTCGGAGAAGTAGTACCGGCTGTACACCATCACGAGCACGCCGACTCCCGAGATCAGGCCGGCCATGAGCAGGGAGAACCCGTCCAAGCGCAGGTCGAGCGACAGCCCCAGGCCGGGGACCCACGAGAGCGGCTGGTCGACGGCGGTGCCGGCGACGACGCCCGACCACTGGGCCATCACCCAGGCGAACGTGGCCGCCGGGGCGATGGCGCACAGCCAGAAGACCTTCCGCCCGAGCCGGGCCCCGGCGGCCGGGGCGACCACGGCGATGGCGGCGTGGAGCGCGAGGAGGAGGACCACGGCCGCGTCTATCGCCCGGCGGGCGGAGCGGCGGGGACAGGCAACCCGTGGCGCATGGGCGAAGGCCCGCCTCCCAGGGCCGCCGTCGGGGGGCCGGCGAGCAGCACGATGGCCGATCGTAGCCGCCGCCGCCCGGGCGTCCGGCCCGCCCCGGCGCCTGCCACCTTACGGTTCGCGGCCAGTCCACCGACGAGGACGGGAGGGGCAGACCTGAGCTGACGAGGCGCTGGGTAACCTCGGCGGGTGCCAGAGAACGCCGTGGGGGGTACGCCAGGAGACGGGTGCCTAGACCCTTCCTCGGCCGCCGACCGCCCTGCCGGCGGTGAAGCCGATGTGCCAAGCCGCTGGTCAGGGCCAGGTCGGCCGCCTCGGCGCGGAGCGCCGACCGCGGAAGGCACCAGCCTCGTGGGGGCCACCGAACTGGTGGGCGACGGCCTCGAGGTCCCGTGCGTGGACGGACAGTCCCGCCGCTACCTCAACCTCGACGCGGCGGCGTCCACCAATGCCCTGGTGGCGGTGGCCGACCGGGTGGCCGAGTTCCTCCCCTGGTACTCCAGTGTCCACCGGGGGGCCGGCTTCAAGTCGAGGCGGGCCACCGACGCCTACGAGGCCGCCCGCCGGGCGGCACTGGCCTTCGCGGGCCGCGGCCACGGCGGGACCGGCGAGGGCACGGGCGACCACATAGCCATCATCTGCCGGAACACGACCGAGGCGGTCAACCATCTGGCCTACCGGTTGAGGCTGGCTCCCGACGACGTGGTGGTGACGACGGTCGTCGAGCACCACGCCAACCTGCTGCCCTGGGCCCGGCTGTGCCAGCGGCGGTTCGTCGAATGCGGGCCCGACGGCACGTTCGAGGCCGGGGCCGTGGCCGAGGCCATCGATGGCGGCCCCCGCCCCCGGCTGGTGGCGGTCACCGGCGCGTCCAACGTGACCGGCTGGGCTCCGCCCGTGGACGAGATCGTGGCCCTGGCCCACGAGCGCGGTGTGCCCGTGCTGGTCGACGGCGCCCAGCTGGCCCCCCACCGGCCCTTGCCGGCGTCGGCCGACTTCGTGGCCTGGAGCGGCCACAAGATGTATGCCCCCTTCGGGGCGGGGGTGCTGGCCGGGCCGCGGGACGCGTTCACCGAAGGGGACCCGTTCCTGGCCGGTGGGGGCGCGGTCGACCTCGTCGACCTCGACGAGGTGGCCTGGACCGACCCCCCCGAGCGGGAGGAGGCCGGTTCGCCCAACGTGATCGGGGCCGTGGCCCTGCACGCCGCCATAGACGAGATGGGCCGGTTCGGCTGGGACGCAGTGGTGGCGCACGACGACCGGCTGGCCCGGCGGCTACGGGCCGGGCTGGCGGCCATCGACGGCGTTCGCCTGCTCGGGCCCGGCCTGGACGTGCCCACCCTGCCGCTGGCCACGTTCACCGTCGAGGGGGCCCACCACGCCCTGGTGGCGGCCCGGCTCAGCGCCGAGTACGGCATCGGTGTACGCCACGGCTGCTTCTGCGCCCACCCGTACCTGCTGCGCCTGCTGGGGCTGACGGCCGCCGAGACGGCCGAGTACCGGGACGCCGTGCTGCGCCACGACCGCCGCAACGTTCCCGGGGCGGTGCGGGCCAGCGCCGGGATCAACACGACGGCGGCCGACATCGACCGCCTGCTCTCGGCGGTGGCCGAGATCGCCGGCGGCGGCCCCCCACCCCTGCCCTACGTGCAGGATCCCCGCACCGGCGACTTCTGGCCCGAGGGCGAGTCGCTCGGATGGTCGTCCGCCGACCGGGCCGTCGGCGCCTCCTGCGCCCGCGGCTGACCCTGGCGGCCGGTCCCACCCGGACCGGTGTGCCGAACGCGCCGGACCTGGCGGGTTTCGCGCACCGATTGGTCGGGCGTGGCCGTCAGGCGGAGGTGAAAGTGGCGGCGCCCACCGTGAGGCCGGCCAGGAGGGCGGGGTCGAGGGTGCGTTCGAGCACGCCCACTACGAACCCCACGGCCCCCATGGGCAGCTCGACGGGCCCGTGGCCCCGGTCCGACCAGTAGACGGTGGGCCAGTCGTTGGGGCGGCCGTCGGTCCGCCAGCCGACCAGGCCTCCGCCGGCGACCACCCCCCAGGGCAGGAACCCACCGGGCTCGGGCCACACCGACCGTCCCGAACCGTTGCGCAGGGCCCGGCAGCGGGGTTCGATCAGGTCCATGAACGACTTGGAGGGGTCGAACGGCTCGATGAGGCTGATCACCCCGCCGAAGGTGCCCGATCCGTACTCCCGCACCAGCATGCGG
This Actinomycetota bacterium DNA region includes the following protein-coding sequences:
- a CDS encoding NADH-quinone oxidoreductase subunit K, translated to MIVVLALVVGTLYAVGTYLLLQRNLTQIVIGLAMMGHGANLVLLMAGGRAGRAPISGGETAGFADPLPQALALTAIVIAFGVSAFLLTLAYRSWLLRHDDEVEDDLEDRRIARSRPDPEDVR
- a CDS encoding MnhB domain-containing protein, with the protein product MTARPGKVGPHHVGPGEEEPSLILATCVGAIFHTALLFSLFLLFAGHNAPGGGFVGGLVAGAAFVLRYVEGGTDDLGRLMPVSATALLGAGLTMAVGTGLAALVVGGQFLESGKVTLDVPLLGEVKATSALPFDIGVYLVVVGLVLGILTTLGAEKGERA
- the mbhE gene encoding hydrogen gas-evolving membrane-bound hydrogenase subunit E — its product is MVLLLALHAAIAVVAPAAGARLGRKVFWLCAIAPAATFAWVMAQWSGVVAGTAVDQPLSWVPGLGLSLDLRLDGFSLLMAGLISGVGVLVMVYSRYYFSERPGLGRFAGTLTAFAGAMLGIVLSDNLLAIYVFWELTSVTSYLLIGFEDSKPSARAAALHAMLVTGAGGLAMLGGFVVLGQAAGTYSLSAILADPPSGTAVSWGLAMILLGAFTKSAQAPFHPWLPGAMAAPTPVSAYLHSATMVKAGVYLIARLAPAFAAGVGYWRPVVISVGLTTMLVGGYRALRQHDIKLVLAYGTISQLGFLVVLVGAGYPELSFAGGALLLAHSLFKAALFLVVGIVDHQAHTRDLRELSGLGRRMPATFAVAAVGAASMAGLPPLLGFVTKEAAYEALVHGHGLGGLLTLIGVVAGSVLTFAYGARFLWGTFADKPPSGRPRIGPEVPLPKWQFLAPAALLAGLTVLFGFAPVLVTGLAEAVAASLLAEVDVHLVLWHGFTPALALSGVTIALGVALFLARERVERAQDHLPAVPTAQGAYEGSVRNLVLGATRLTGVVQNGSLPTYLAIILLTMVALPAVALARGASLPDGLTFAESPLQVAVAALVLVAAAGAATARGRFAAVLFLGGVGYGVAVLFLIQGAPDLALTQLLIETLALVIFVLVLRHLPDRFDPKPWRLRERGRIVLSAGVGVFVAFFVMVAAGSRTAPPVSEEYLARALPEGGGRNVVNVILVDFRGMDTMGEITVLVVAALGIASLVMAGRQREEAP
- a CDS encoding aminotransferase class V-fold PLP-dependent enzyme — encoded protein: MGATELVGDGLEVPCVDGQSRRYLNLDAAASTNALVAVADRVAEFLPWYSSVHRGAGFKSRRATDAYEAARRAALAFAGRGHGGTGEGTGDHIAIICRNTTEAVNHLAYRLRLAPDDVVVTTVVEHHANLLPWARLCQRRFVECGPDGTFEAGAVAEAIDGGPRPRLVAVTGASNVTGWAPPVDEIVALAHERGVPVLVDGAQLAPHRPLPASADFVAWSGHKMYAPFGAGVLAGPRDAFTEGDPFLAGGGAVDLVDLDEVAWTDPPEREEAGSPNVIGAVALHAAIDEMGRFGWDAVVAHDDRLARRLRAGLAAIDGVRLLGPGLDVPTLPLATFTVEGAHHALVAARLSAEYGIGVRHGCFCAHPYLLRLLGLTAAETAEYRDAVLRHDRRNVPGAVRASAGINTTAADIDRLLSAVAEIAGGGPPPLPYVQDPRTGDFWPEGESLGWSSADRAVGASCARG
- a CDS encoding SMI1/KNR4 family protein, with protein sequence MLAGVMMSVAAFVRLTDLVQPPDYPVRANGDWKRFTSVNGFPPPEDYRMLVREYGSGTFGGVISLIEPFDPSKSFMDLIEPRCRALRNGSGRSVWPEPGGFLPWGVVAGGGLVGWRTDGRPNDWPTVYWSDRGHGPVELPMGAVGFVVGVLERTLDPALLAGLTVGAATFTSA